In Arachis hypogaea cultivar Tifrunner chromosome 17, arahy.Tifrunner.gnm2.J5K5, whole genome shotgun sequence, a single window of DNA contains:
- the LOC112764769 gene encoding AT-hook motif nuclear-localized protein 17, which translates to MKGEYVEHHHPPKSEPPNMFSKLHHQSPPHQHQHQHQHQQHPFSLHNPFQHFSRDQCQASAAPEEDSHGGGGVGGAVTSQKPNSSGDGATIEVVRRPRGRPPGSKNKPKPPVIITREPEPAMSPYILEVSSGSDVVEALARFSRRRNMGICVLTGSGTVANVTLRQPGAAPGATVTFHGRFDILSVSATFLPQPSPAVPTAFAISLAGPQGQIVGGHVAGGLMAAATVFVVAASFNNPSFHRLPPEEDARNDVSGGDGQSPAVSGGGGESGHGQAVDSCGMSMYSGVHHLPAAASSDVIWTPTARAPPPPY; encoded by the coding sequence atgaaaggaGAATATGTAGAACACCACCACCCTCCAAAGAGTGAACCACCAAACATGTTCTCAAAGCTTCACCACCAATCACCACCACATCAACATCAGCATCAGCATCAACATCAACAGCATCCATTTTCTCTTCATAATCCATTCCAACACTTCTCAAGGGATCAATGCCAAGCTTCTGCGGCGCCGGAAGAAGATAGCCATGGTGGAGGCGGTGTAGGCGGCGCCGTCACTTCTCAGAAGCCGAACTCCTCCGGCGACGGAGCAACCATAGAGGTTGTGAGGAGGCCAAGAGGCCGCCCGCCGGGCTCCAAGAACAAGCCCAAACCGCCAGTGATCATAACGCGTGAGCCCGAGCCCGCCATGAGTCCGTACATTCTAGAAGTTTCTAGCGGAAGCGACGTCGTTGAAGCGTTAGCCAGGTTCAGTCGAAGGAGGAACATGGGGATTTGCGTCCTTACTGGATCCGGAACCGTTGCTAACGTCACTCTCCGTCAGCCCGGAGCAGCTCCCGGAGCCACCGTTACGTTTCACGGCCGATTCGATATCTTATCTGTTTCCGCCACGTTTCTTCCGCAGCCGTCGCCCGCGGTTCCTACTGCCTTCGCCATCTCGCTAGCCGGACCGCAGGGGCAGATCGTCGGAGGACACGTCGCCGGAGGACTTATGGCTGCCGCCACGGTGTTTGTTGTGGCGGCTTCGTTCAACAATCCTTCGTTTCATAGGTTGCCGCCGGAGGAGGATGCTCGGAACGATGTTTCCGGCGGGGACGGTCAGTCTCCGGCGGTTTCTGGTGGCGGTGGTGAGAGCGGGCATGGTCAGGCGGTGGATTCGTGTGGGATGTCGATGTATAGCGGCGTTCATCACTTGCCGG